A region from the uncultured Draconibacterium sp. genome encodes:
- a CDS encoding TonB-dependent receptor, which translates to MKKAFFSIVLLAAFSLFSLATYAQTIKGVVVDAETNEALIGASVVLEGTTTGTVSDIDGTFALPVKSGAYTILVSYIGYTTEMIDIDVSGSDANLGEIKLSSDAVGINEVMVLASVAISRQTPVAVSNIPAEMIQTKLGTQEFPEILKSTPGVYATKSGGGFGDGRINLRGFNSENVAVMINGVPVNDMENGRVYWSNWAGLSDVTRTMQVQRGLGASKVAVPSIGGTINIVTKTTDMKQGGNFTTGFGNDGYKKFGATLSTGLLDNGFAATASFASISGNGYIDGTEFKGYNYFVNLSKKIGENHRISFTSFGAPQRHGQRQNRSLISTYREAESGRKFNPDWGIKNGQVTHVEDNFYHKSQNSFNHYWTITPTTTLSTSLYASWGTGGGGGKGGESSLFNERLGGDDQPMDLDYIVDQNRANGALGAISWLRASHNDHSWYGMLSSLDTKISDELTFVGGIDLRTYTGHHFYEVTDLMGAQYIEDDSDINEPNRVLKVGDKYNYYNDGVVGWQGLFGQLEYSNDVLSGFVSASLSNTSYKRIDYFNYLDSDPLQETDRYNFLGFMLKGGANYNINENHNVFANIGYFEKAAGFDAVFLNFNNETINEDAENQKIFSVELGYGYRTRNFNANINVYRTAWNDRTFTEVRTGTDGEQYFLNMLGVNALHQGLEVDMKWDILSNLSLTGMLSVGDWKWKDDVLDVQVIDENQQPIGDPINLYIKDMKVSDAAQTTAALGMEYQLLPKSFVTLDYYYFADYFADFSPENVTSEGTPQPWKAPDYGLFDFGVRHGFKIGDFDATLIGSVFNVFDTDYIADAINGSENNAETALVWYGFGRTFSASLKIDF; encoded by the coding sequence CCTTTGCGTTGCCGGTAAAGTCCGGTGCTTACACCATTTTGGTTTCATACATTGGTTACACTACGGAGATGATAGATATCGACGTCTCGGGAAGTGATGCTAATTTAGGAGAAATTAAATTAAGCTCCGATGCGGTAGGTATAAACGAAGTTATGGTATTGGCTTCTGTGGCTATTAGTCGCCAAACACCTGTTGCAGTATCTAACATTCCTGCCGAAATGATTCAGACCAAGTTAGGAACACAGGAATTTCCGGAAATTCTGAAATCGACACCTGGCGTTTATGCAACCAAATCGGGTGGTGGTTTTGGCGATGGCCGTATTAACCTTCGTGGGTTTAACTCCGAAAACGTAGCAGTAATGATAAACGGTGTACCGGTAAACGACATGGAAAACGGTCGTGTTTACTGGAGTAACTGGGCTGGTTTGTCGGATGTTACACGCACTATGCAGGTTCAGCGTGGTTTAGGTGCATCAAAAGTTGCCGTTCCTTCTATTGGTGGTACAATTAATATTGTTACCAAAACAACCGATATGAAACAAGGTGGAAACTTTACCACAGGTTTTGGTAACGACGGCTACAAAAAATTTGGCGCAACACTATCAACCGGTTTATTAGACAACGGTTTTGCAGCAACTGCTTCGTTTGCTTCAATAAGCGGTAATGGTTATATTGATGGAACAGAATTCAAAGGTTACAACTACTTTGTAAACCTTTCGAAAAAAATAGGCGAAAATCATCGGATTTCGTTCACCTCATTCGGAGCACCTCAGCGTCACGGTCAGCGCCAGAACAGAAGCCTGATATCTACTTATCGTGAGGCTGAAAGTGGAAGAAAATTTAACCCTGACTGGGGTATTAAGAATGGTCAGGTAACACATGTTGAAGACAACTTCTATCATAAGTCGCAAAACTCTTTCAACCACTACTGGACCATTACACCTACTACCACACTGTCAACTTCGTTGTACGCCTCGTGGGGAACCGGTGGCGGTGGTGGTAAAGGTGGCGAAAGCAGCCTTTTTAACGAACGCCTGGGAGGTGATGACCAACCTATGGATCTTGACTACATTGTTGACCAGAACCGTGCCAATGGCGCACTTGGTGCTATTTCATGGTTAAGAGCATCGCACAACGACCACAGCTGGTATGGCATGCTATCATCGCTTGATACTAAAATATCTGACGAACTAACCTTTGTGGGTGGTATCGATTTAAGAACTTATACCGGACACCACTTCTACGAAGTTACCGATTTAATGGGTGCCCAGTACATTGAAGACGACAGCGATATTAACGAACCTAACCGCGTATTAAAAGTGGGCGATAAGTACAATTACTACAACGACGGTGTTGTGGGTTGGCAAGGTCTTTTTGGTCAGCTTGAATACTCGAACGATGTATTGTCGGGTTTTGTTTCGGCTTCTTTGTCAAACACCTCTTACAAACGAATCGACTATTTCAACTATTTAGATTCAGATCCGCTTCAGGAAACTGATCGTTACAATTTCCTTGGTTTTATGCTTAAAGGTGGTGCCAACTACAACATTAACGAAAACCATAACGTTTTTGCCAACATTGGTTATTTTGAAAAAGCTGCCGGTTTTGATGCTGTATTCCTGAATTTCAACAACGAAACCATTAACGAAGATGCAGAAAACCAAAAAATCTTTAGTGTTGAGTTAGGTTACGGCTACCGTACCCGTAATTTTAACGCCAACATTAACGTATACCGTACCGCCTGGAACGACCGTACATTTACCGAAGTTCGCACAGGCACCGATGGAGAACAATATTTCCTTAATATGCTGGGAGTAAACGCGCTTCACCAGGGGCTTGAGGTTGATATGAAATGGGATATCTTAAGCAACCTGAGCTTAACAGGTATGTTATCTGTAGGCGACTGGAAATGGAAAGACGATGTACTGGATGTACAGGTTATTGATGAAAACCAGCAACCCATTGGCGACCCCATCAACCTTTACATTAAAGACATGAAGGTGTCGGATGCCGCTCAAACAACTGCTGCACTTGGAATGGAATACCAACTGTTACCCAAATCATTTGTAACGCTTGACTATTACTATTTTGCTGATTATTTTGCTGATTTCAGTCCTGAAAACGTAACCAGCGAGGGAACACCACAACCATGGAAAGCTCCTGATTATGGTTTGTTCGATTTTGGTGTACGCCACGGATTTAAAATCGGCGATTTTGATGCGACCCTTATCGGCTCTGTATTTAATGTTTTCGATACCGATTACATAGCCGATGCAATTAACGGCTCGGAAAACAATGCTGAAACGGCCCTGGTATGGTATGGATTTGGCAGAACATTTAGTGCCAGTTTAAAAATTGATTTTTAA
- a CDS encoding choice-of-anchor J domain-containing protein, whose protein sequence is MKKITFIFAILALIFASACNSLDDIHEEIDAKDNPIVGDAEYTLTDEDYDELELDYGNFSSVDDAKAALPGFLSTKYPVWGKGSSVLVGYKLYVGSAPGVSDYTYADDYYLSNKDYPQGPIGAVGFFPDEDAADYLADILAANVSSPSEGDNVLARYKDYTSEPVAGYSDFYAVDFTDGGLHSFEAVSIVGDQAWEGSNYGAKMSGFSGGSQENEDWLISPEIDLTGESNLLFQVSQIINYSTQLDLLNVMVSKNYTTGSAPSSATWEALTIETKPEGKNWDPVVSELVDFSAFEGETIHIAFKYQSTTGTSATWEIEDFVIKAAGVEGETASREIFYTFADGEWEPAEGVYFVSDDDFDAMGEDYGRPGYYNNFSSSISPNDYLPTFMATNYPYGQADDEMIIVYDYYSSSSGAQWRGTLFTFTAGEWMAYESVQDVTLQFAHDGNVWVPDNTIKYTLLSSDYDHIVATLGTKYPTETANMASYGNFNGFSWDADMILEAIVAVIEKNYPSAEEGQKFAVTYSIYDGSTHDDTIYIIKKGGVYVLQE, encoded by the coding sequence ATGAAAAAAATAACATTCATATTCGCAATACTTGCATTAATTTTTGCCTCAGCGTGTAATTCGCTCGACGATATTCATGAGGAAATTGATGCGAAAGACAACCCCATTGTTGGTGATGCAGAATACACGCTGACCGACGAAGATTACGACGAACTGGAACTGGATTACGGCAACTTCAGCAGTGTTGACGATGCCAAAGCTGCGCTTCCCGGATTTTTATCAACCAAGTACCCGGTTTGGGGTAAAGGTTCTTCTGTTTTAGTTGGTTACAAACTTTATGTAGGCAGCGCTCCGGGCGTAAGCGACTATACTTATGCCGACGATTACTACCTGTCAAATAAAGATTATCCGCAGGGGCCAATTGGTGCTGTAGGTTTCTTCCCCGATGAAGATGCAGCCGATTACCTGGCTGACATACTTGCTGCCAACGTTAGCAGCCCGTCAGAAGGCGATAACGTACTGGCCAGATACAAAGATTACACCAGTGAACCTGTTGCCGGATACTCTGATTTTTATGCAGTAGATTTCACCGATGGCGGCCTGCACTCGTTTGAAGCCGTAAGCATTGTTGGCGACCAGGCTTGGGAAGGCAGCAACTACGGTGCAAAAATGTCGGGGTTCTCAGGCGGTAGCCAGGAAAACGAAGACTGGCTGATTTCTCCTGAAATTGACCTGACCGGAGAATCGAACCTGCTTTTCCAGGTAAGCCAGATTATCAACTATTCAACCCAACTTGACCTGCTGAATGTTATGGTTTCAAAAAATTATACTACCGGTTCGGCACCAAGCTCGGCAACCTGGGAAGCTTTAACCATTGAAACCAAACCTGAAGGTAAAAACTGGGATCCGGTAGTTTCAGAACTGGTAGATTTTTCAGCTTTCGAGGGTGAAACCATCCACATTGCATTTAAATACCAGTCGACAACCGGAACATCGGCAACATGGGAAATTGAAGACTTTGTAATTAAAGCTGCAGGTGTTGAAGGCGAAACTGCCAGCCGCGAGATTTTCTACACTTTTGCCGACGGCGAGTGGGAACCGGCAGAAGGTGTTTACTTTGTGAGCGATGATGATTTTGATGCCATGGGTGAAGACTACGGTCGCCCGGGTTACTACAATAACTTTAGCAGCTCGATTTCGCCAAACGATTACCTGCCAACATTTATGGCTACCAACTACCCTTACGGGCAGGCCGACGACGAAATGATTATCGTTTACGATTATTACTCAAGCTCGAGCGGTGCACAGTGGAGAGGTACCTTGTTTACCTTTACAGCCGGCGAATGGATGGCCTACGAATCGGTACAGGATGTTACCTTGCAATTTGCCCACGATGGCAATGTTTGGGTACCTGACAATACCATTAAATACACATTGTTAAGTTCCGACTACGATCATATTGTTGCCACATTAGGAACGAAATACCCAACAGAAACAGCCAACATGGCCAGTTACGGAAACTTTAACGGTTTCTCGTGGGATGCTGATATGATTCTGGAAGCCATTGTTGCTGTAATTGAAAAGAACTACCCATCGGCAGAAGAAGGACAGAAGTTTGCTGTTACCTACTCTATTTACGATGGATCAACACACGACGACACCATTTATATTATTAAAAAAGGTGGTGTTTACGTTCTTCAGGAATAG
- the nadA gene encoding quinolinate synthase NadA, with protein sequence MEQLQINKMLEEKGYIEETIDPNVKLVEEINRLKKEKNAVILSHFYVEGALQDIADYVGDSLGLAQAAATTDAEMIVFVGVHFMAETAKIINPDKKVILPDLKASCSLAESAPADKFAEFKAQYPDHKVITYINATAALKTMTDIVCTSANAKQIVESFPKDEKLIFAPDKNLGNYINSITGREMVLWDGACMVHEQYSVEKIVDLMDEHKDAEFIAHPECEKPVLLLAKHIGSTTSLLNYVQKSDAKKFIVATESGILHQMTKACPDKIFIPAPSVDSTCGCNDCEYMKLNSLQKLYICLKHELPEVTLPKDVIEKARLPIQRMLEISK encoded by the coding sequence ATGGAACAGCTTCAGATAAATAAAATGTTGGAAGAAAAGGGTTATATCGAGGAAACGATTGATCCGAATGTAAAACTGGTTGAAGAAATCAATCGCTTGAAAAAGGAAAAAAACGCTGTAATCCTTAGTCATTTTTACGTTGAGGGAGCCTTACAGGACATTGCCGACTATGTGGGCGACAGCCTCGGACTGGCACAGGCAGCAGCAACTACCGATGCAGAAATGATTGTTTTTGTGGGGGTTCATTTTATGGCCGAGACAGCAAAAATTATCAATCCCGATAAAAAAGTTATTCTTCCTGATTTAAAAGCAAGCTGCTCGCTGGCCGAATCGGCACCCGCCGACAAGTTTGCCGAATTTAAGGCACAATATCCCGACCATAAGGTAATAACCTACATTAATGCAACGGCTGCATTAAAAACAATGACCGATATTGTGTGTACATCGGCCAATGCCAAACAAATTGTTGAAAGTTTTCCGAAAGACGAAAAGCTGATTTTTGCTCCTGACAAAAACCTGGGCAATTACATTAACAGCATTACCGGCCGCGAAATGGTGCTTTGGGACGGCGCTTGTATGGTACACGAGCAATACTCGGTGGAGAAGATTGTTGATTTAATGGACGAGCATAAAGATGCCGAGTTTATCGCGCATCCCGAATGTGAAAAGCCTGTACTTTTACTGGCAAAACATATTGGCTCAACCACATCGCTGCTCAACTACGTGCAAAAAAGCGATGCCAAAAAGTTTATTGTTGCCACCGAAAGTGGTATTCTGCATCAAATGACCAAAGCTTGTCCGGATAAGATTTTTATTCCGGCACCATCGGTTGATTCTACCTGCGGCTGCAACGATTGCGAATATATGAAACTCAACAGCCTGCAAAAACTATACATTTGCTTAAAACACGAATTACCCGAGGTTACCTTACCAAAAGACGTAATTGAAAAGGCCCGTTTGCCTATTCAACGCATGCTGGAGATATCGAAATAA
- a CDS encoding helix-turn-helix domain-containing protein: MSTNNFTPITPAQLYNGLIDNPGKEIKARSALVRENKVSENNYMNMFANMVLIYGKRDAKDYARILGVNVKHFDGAIRCMSGMTAHHWINKYLCLVACDLIEHTDFTFKTIGKILGFSQSSFSQFFRSQQKMQPWEYRNLKRYGRARGFFYD, encoded by the coding sequence ATGTCCACAAACAATTTTACTCCTATTACACCGGCTCAACTCTACAATGGTTTAATCGATAATCCCGGGAAAGAAATAAAAGCACGCTCGGCACTTGTTCGCGAGAATAAGGTGAGCGAAAATAACTATATGAATATGTTTGCCAATATGGTGCTTATTTATGGTAAGCGCGATGCGAAAGATTATGCCAGGATCTTGGGTGTTAATGTTAAACATTTTGACGGGGCAATTCGCTGTATGTCGGGAATGACGGCGCACCACTGGATAAACAAATACCTCTGTTTGGTAGCCTGCGATTTAATCGAACATACCGATTTTACCTTTAAAACCATTGGTAAGATTTTGGGATTTTCGCAAAGCAGTTTCTCGCAGTTTTTCAGGAGCCAGCAAAAAATGCAGCCCTGGGAATACCGGAATTTAAAACGTTATGGCCGTGCACGTGGATTTTTTTACGATTAA
- a CDS encoding S41 family peptidase, whose product MNNKTKILLPVIIAMAVAIGILIGNLLNRNAQPAFNGFGLAQTNKISTILDLISRGYVDSVNTGEIVEETIPELLKNLDPHTSYIPAKAMQEVQEEMSGNFSGIGVQFSIQEDTVRVIEVISGGPSSKVGVLPGDCIVSVNDSVIAGVEVQNNTVLSLLRGEKNSKVSIGVVRKGYKEELDFEITRGDIPLYSVDVSYMIDEQTGFIKISRFANTTYQEFMQGMTKLQSSGAKKVIVDLRSNPGGSLVGVLQMVDEFLAKGEPILYTEGLNQPRKTYNASAKATFTDIQVYVMIDEFSASASEIFAGAMQDNDRGFVIGRRSFGKGLVQEQIPLMDGSALRLTVARFYTPSGRCIQSSYEDGNEEYYNHIYERFHNMEQLVADSIHFADSLRYETKGGRVVYGGGGIMPDFFVPVDTSGNSNYFDQIFRKGLIYSFAYAYADAHRDELTALSDAGAFESFLDKKGVLNEFVAYASEKGVRKDNEGLQTSGEIINTQLKAYIARNIIGEEGFYPIIKQIDKTLLRAIEVSQQNLLVENVVATDSVVVSAIN is encoded by the coding sequence ATGAATAATAAAACAAAAATACTTTTACCCGTAATAATTGCTATGGCAGTGGCTATCGGAATTTTAATCGGTAATCTGCTTAACCGCAATGCACAACCGGCATTTAATGGTTTTGGCCTGGCGCAAACAAATAAAATCTCTACTATTCTCGATTTAATCTCGCGCGGCTATGTTGATAGCGTAAATACCGGAGAAATTGTTGAAGAAACCATTCCGGAGCTGTTAAAAAACCTCGATCCGCACACCAGTTATATTCCCGCTAAAGCCATGCAGGAAGTTCAGGAAGAGATGAGTGGTAATTTCTCCGGAATTGGTGTTCAGTTTTCCATTCAGGAAGATACGGTGCGTGTAATTGAAGTTATTTCCGGTGGCCCGTCGAGCAAGGTGGGCGTACTGCCCGGCGACTGTATTGTGAGTGTGAACGACTCGGTAATTGCCGGCGTTGAGGTACAAAACAATACCGTACTTAGTTTACTTCGGGGCGAAAAAAACTCGAAAGTAAGCATTGGGGTGGTGAGAAAAGGCTACAAAGAAGAACTCGATTTTGAAATTACACGCGGCGACATTCCACTGTACAGTGTTGATGTGTCGTATATGATTGACGAACAAACCGGTTTTATAAAAATAAGCCGCTTTGCCAACACCACTTACCAGGAGTTTATGCAGGGAATGACAAAGCTACAATCTTCAGGTGCCAAAAAGGTGATTGTTGATTTGCGCAGCAATCCGGGAGGTTCGCTGGTGGGTGTGTTGCAAATGGTCGACGAGTTTCTTGCAAAAGGAGAGCCCATTTTGTATACCGAGGGCCTGAACCAACCCCGAAAAACCTACAATGCATCGGCAAAAGCTACTTTTACTGATATACAGGTTTATGTAATGATTGACGAATTTTCGGCATCGGCAAGCGAGATTTTTGCCGGAGCCATGCAGGATAACGATAGGGGCTTTGTAATTGGTCGTCGCTCGTTTGGTAAAGGATTGGTGCAGGAACAAATACCACTTATGGATGGTTCGGCACTACGCCTGACTGTTGCACGGTTTTATACCCCCAGCGGACGCTGCATACAAAGCTCGTACGAAGACGGTAACGAAGAATATTACAACCATATTTACGAACGTTTTCATAACATGGAACAGCTGGTAGCCGACAGCATTCATTTTGCCGATTCGCTCAGGTACGAAACAAAAGGTGGCCGTGTGGTTTATGGTGGCGGCGGAATTATGCCCGACTTTTTTGTTCCGGTTGATACCTCGGGAAACTCGAATTATTTCGACCAGATTTTCCGCAAAGGCCTGATATATTCGTTTGCCTATGCCTACGCCGATGCCCACCGCGATGAACTAACCGCACTGTCTGACGCCGGTGCTTTTGAGAGCTTTCTGGATAAAAAGGGCGTGCTTAACGAATTTGTAGCCTATGCCAGCGAAAAAGGAGTGCGTAAAGACAACGAGGGACTACAAACTTCGGGAGAAATTATTAATACTCAGCTAAAAGCCTACATTGCCCGCAACATCATTGGCGAAGAAGGTTTTTACCCCATTATCAAACAAATTGATAAAACGCTGTTGCGTGCCATCGAGGTATCGCAGCAAAACCTGCTGGTTGAAAATGTGGTGGCTACCGATTCGGTAGTCGTTTCGGCAATAAATTAA
- a CDS encoding dCMP deaminase family protein translates to MTIDEKQRLLDQRYLKMADIWAQNSYCKRRQVGALIVKDKMIISDGYNGTPSGFENVCEDEDNKTKPYVLHAEANAITKVAKSGNSSDGATLYVTSSPCLECSKLIIQAGIKRVVFTESYRLEDGINLLKRADIEVRQVDI, encoded by the coding sequence ATGACGATTGACGAAAAACAGCGACTACTCGATCAGCGTTACCTGAAAATGGCTGATATATGGGCACAAAATTCGTATTGCAAACGACGCCAGGTAGGAGCACTGATTGTAAAAGATAAAATGATTATTTCAGACGGTTATAATGGCACGCCGTCGGGGTTTGAAAATGTGTGCGAAGATGAAGACAACAAAACAAAGCCATACGTTTTGCATGCCGAAGCCAATGCCATTACCAAAGTAGCAAAATCGGGCAACAGCAGCGATGGAGCAACTTTGTACGTAACTTCTTCTCCTTGCCTCGAATGTTCAAAACTAATTATCCAGGCCGGAATTAAACGTGTGGTATTTACCGAAAGCTACCGCCTTGAAGATGGCATAAACCTGCTTAAACGCGCCGATATTGAGGTGCGACAGGTGGATATTTAA
- a CDS encoding SPOR domain-containing protein: MNRLVILLVVLAVATSSCKIFKQPAQSESAYTTDNTAPTKVFTVPGSETTDSKPTVAPKPEPVVDEKPIAVRKEQVSFTNQSDQNANAGNTFFVILGSFSQLDNAKNFRTTLLDEGFTPIILHSETGYYRVCVNSYKSESEARSRVSQVRNAFAKYSDVWLLIKE; the protein is encoded by the coding sequence ATGAATAGGTTAGTTATTTTATTAGTGGTTTTAGCAGTGGCCACATCATCATGTAAAATATTTAAACAACCGGCTCAGTCCGAATCGGCGTATACTACAGACAATACAGCCCCTACAAAGGTGTTTACCGTGCCCGGAAGCGAAACAACAGATAGCAAGCCAACAGTGGCACCAAAACCCGAACCGGTTGTGGATGAAAAACCCATTGCAGTGCGCAAAGAGCAGGTTTCTTTTACTAATCAGAGCGACCAAAATGCAAATGCCGGAAATACCTTCTTTGTTATTTTAGGCTCGTTTAGCCAGTTGGATAACGCTAAAAATTTCCGCACTACACTACTTGACGAGGGTTTTACACCAATAATCCTGCACAGCGAAACAGGTTACTACAGGGTGTGTGTAAACTCATACAAAAGCGAAAGCGAAGCCCGAAGCCGTGTATCGCAGGTACGTAATGCTTTCGCAAAATATTCAGATGTTTGGCTTTTAATAAAAGAATAG
- a CDS encoding 3'(2'),5'-bisphosphate nucleotidase CysQ: protein MDINKIHGVNDVLAKAGKAIIEVYESNDFDEQVKADNTAVTKADKASSEIINAGLAQIFPEIPVLDEETNFPEYKIRKSWEYYFLVDPLDGTKEFIKRNGEFCINIALIHKTVPVTGWIYEPLKEKGWYCDKGNGIVEFVTRGTTKAVEKPDTYKGKIRIATSRSFFKPREAELIEKMKRSFELEILHCGSSKKQIQMILGNADMYLKAGPCSEWDTAPGQLMVEEFGGVVFRQDTFETMAYNKAILINPHFVMLNERLNTPDFVKFMQEIIKE from the coding sequence ATGGACATAAACAAAATACACGGAGTTAATGATGTACTGGCAAAAGCCGGGAAAGCGATTATTGAAGTTTATGAAAGTAACGACTTTGATGAGCAGGTAAAAGCCGATAATACTGCTGTTACAAAAGCTGATAAAGCATCGAGTGAAATAATTAATGCCGGCCTCGCTCAAATTTTTCCTGAAATACCGGTTCTCGATGAAGAAACAAATTTCCCGGAATACAAAATCAGAAAAAGCTGGGAGTATTACTTCCTGGTTGATCCGCTCGACGGAACTAAAGAATTTATAAAACGCAATGGCGAATTCTGTATAAACATCGCCCTTATTCATAAAACCGTGCCTGTAACAGGGTGGATTTACGAACCTTTAAAAGAAAAAGGCTGGTACTGCGATAAGGGAAATGGTATTGTTGAATTTGTAACCCGGGGAACAACAAAGGCAGTTGAAAAACCCGATACCTACAAGGGGAAAATACGTATTGCCACCAGTCGTTCGTTTTTTAAACCCCGCGAGGCGGAATTAATCGAAAAGATGAAACGCAGTTTTGAGCTGGAAATTTTACATTGCGGCAGTTCAAAAAAACAAATTCAAATGATTTTAGGTAATGCCGATATGTACCTGAAAGCAGGTCCATGCTCGGAATGGGATACCGCACCGGGGCAGTTAATGGTAGAAGAGTTTGGAGGTGTGGTTTTCAGGCAAGACACCTTTGAAACCATGGCGTACAACAAGGCAATCCTAATAAATCCACACTTTGTTATGCTAAACGAAAGATTGAATACGCCTGATTTTGTAAAGTTTATGCAAGAAATCATTAAAGAATAA
- the amrB gene encoding AmmeMemoRadiSam system protein B: MAVAGQFYPASPEKLRAQLDEYFQEAAKIDTDQTLRALIAPHAGYVFSGKVAAAAFKQIPPGKKYKTVFVLASSHRYSFNGASVYTRGNYETPLGEIQVNTTVAKKLQAASSVFTEHSDSHNYEHSLEVQLPFLQYRLGNEFSLVPIILGTHSASHCKKLAEALRPYFTANNLFIISSDFSHFPACNDAISTDLLTADAICTNNADELLKTLEANKKKAISNLDTSLCGWTSVLSLLYLTQNSKFDYRKLAYQNSGDNALYGDRERVVGYYAIGIYERPVFRISKTEQVEILQWTRNAIARFLGKKITEAKTKKSRILETKAGVFVSIYINNELRGCIGGFAGEKTLREMISTHAVSAANDNRFNPVEPFELENMSLEVSVLTPLKKIHSIDEFQLGKHGIYIKSGFNSGTFLPQVAEKTGWSKEEFLGRCAKDKAGIGWEGWKTAELYTYEVAIVKEV; the protein is encoded by the coding sequence ATGGCAGTAGCGGGGCAGTTTTACCCTGCTTCGCCCGAAAAATTGCGGGCGCAACTAGATGAATATTTTCAGGAAGCTGCTAAAATTGACACCGACCAAACCTTACGGGCCTTAATTGCTCCGCATGCGGGATATGTGTTTAGCGGAAAAGTGGCAGCAGCAGCTTTTAAACAAATTCCACCCGGAAAAAAATATAAAACTGTTTTTGTGCTTGCGTCCAGTCATCGTTATTCGTTTAACGGAGCTTCGGTTTATACCCGGGGAAATTACGAAACACCCTTAGGCGAAATTCAGGTAAACACAACCGTGGCCAAAAAGCTACAAGCCGCATCATCGGTATTTACCGAACATTCCGACTCGCATAACTACGAACACAGTTTAGAGGTGCAGCTCCCCTTTTTACAGTACCGACTGGGCAATGAGTTTTCGCTGGTACCCATTATTCTTGGCACCCATTCAGCCAGCCACTGTAAAAAACTGGCGGAAGCATTGCGTCCCTATTTTACAGCTAACAATTTATTTATAATCAGTAGCGATTTCTCTCATTTCCCAGCCTGTAACGATGCCATTTCAACTGATTTACTTACCGCTGATGCCATTTGCACAAATAATGCCGACGAACTTTTAAAAACACTTGAAGCCAACAAAAAGAAAGCAATTTCCAACCTTGATACCTCGTTGTGTGGCTGGACCTCGGTGTTAAGCCTGCTCTACCTTACGCAAAACAGTAAGTTCGATTATAGAAAGCTGGCTTACCAAAACTCGGGAGATAATGCCTTGTATGGCGATAGAGAAAGGGTTGTGGGCTACTACGCAATTGGCATTTACGAACGACCTGTATTTCGAATAAGTAAAACCGAACAGGTGGAGATTTTGCAATGGACCCGGAATGCCATTGCCCGCTTTCTGGGCAAAAAAATAACTGAAGCAAAAACAAAAAAAAGTAGAATACTGGAAACCAAAGCCGGTGTGTTTGTAAGCATTTATATAAATAACGAACTGCGCGGTTGTATAGGTGGCTTTGCAGGCGAAAAAACACTGCGTGAGATGATAAGCACCCATGCGGTATCTGCTGCCAACGACAACCGTTTCAATCCGGTTGAACCTTTTGAGCTTGAAAACATGAGCCTGGAAGTTTCGGTGCTTACACCATTAAAAAAAATCCATTCGATTGATGAGTTTCAACTGGGAAAGCATGGCATTTACATAAAAAGCGGATTTAACTCGGGCACTTTTCTGCCTCAGGTTGCCGAAAAAACAGGATGGAGCAAGGAAGAGTTTTTGGGAAGATGCGCAAAAGACAAAGCCGGCATAGGCTGGGAGGGCTGGAAAACTGCCGAGCTTTATACTTATGAAGTGGCAATTGTAAAAGAGGTTTAG